A single genomic interval of Oncorhynchus gorbuscha isolate QuinsamMale2020 ecotype Even-year linkage group LG25, OgorEven_v1.0, whole genome shotgun sequence harbors:
- the LOC124013772 gene encoding LOW QUALITY PROTEIN: regulator of nonsense transcripts 2-like (The sequence of the model RefSeq protein was modified relative to this genomic sequence to represent the inferred CDS: deleted 1 base in 1 codon), giving the protein MLAEGKRLLNMDEKEVSSFSNKEKDREGDRRPTSSRDKVKDEAKMSGKKDVGKAAEEKRRRLEEDKRKKEEKERKRKEEEKLKAEEEQRKKEEDEKKQQEEQERKVQEEEAKRQREEEAAQLKEKEEGHQLHQEAWERHQCRKELRIRNQNAHEGRPEETFFSRLDSSLKKNTAFVKKLRTLTEQQREALSNDFGSLNLSKYIGEAVGSVVEAKLKISDVGCAVHLCSLFHQRYAEFAPLLLQAWKRHFEARKEEKAPNVSKLRTDLRFIAELTIVGLFTDKEGLSLIYEQLKNIIGTDRETHTHVSVVISFCKHCGDDIAGLVPRKVKAAREKFGLAFPPSEIINTEKQQPFQNLLREYFTSLTKHLKKDHRELQNIERQNRRILHSKGELSEDRHKQYEEFATSYQKLLANTQSLADFLDENMPELPLDKTVQEEHGPGIDIFTPGKPGEYDLEGGIWEDEDARNFYENMVDLKAFVPAILFKDNEKGKDKEEAAGKEAKEAAATTEELELELEALDIADDPLELDGPDEAENEAELAKKLLDEQEQEDEEASTGSHLKLIVDAFIQQLPNCVNRDLIDKAAMDFCMNMNTKSNRRKLVRALFTVPRQRLDLLPFYSRLVATLHPCMSDVADDLCSILKGDFRFHIRKKDQINIETKNKTVRFIGELAKFKLFSKTDTLHCLKMLLSDFSHHHIEMACTLLETSGRFLFRSPDSHLRTSVLLEQMMRKKQAQHLDARYVTMVENAYYYCNPPPMEKTVRKKRPPLQEYIRKLLYKDLSKVTTEKVLRQMRKLPWQDPESKGYLICCMVNIWNIKYNSIHCVANLLAGLVAYQEDVGIHVVDGVLEDIRLGMEVNQPKFNQRRISSAKFLGELYNYRMVESAVIFRTLFSFISFGVNPDGSPSPLDPPEHLFRIRMVCTLLDTCGQYFDRGSSKRKLDCFLIYFQRYIWWKKSVEVWSAEHQFPIDIDYMISDTLELLRPKMKLCISLEDSTRHVTELEREFLVKLGLAMDGQKDGRPSSAMGSEGEALDEDDEDDDEEGGADTEEQSGNESEMNELEEEEGSENEEEEREEEEEENTDYLTDSNKENETDEENNEVTIRGGGLKHVACAEDEDFIQALDKMMLENLQQRSGEAVKVHQLDVAIPLQLKSQLKKGPGGPICSGEGDGGISDTMQFVMLTRKGNKQQFKILNVPLSSHLAANHFNQQQAEQEERMRMKKLTLDINERQEQEDYQEMMASLAQRPAPANTNRERRPRYQHPKGAPNADLIFKTGGRR; this is encoded by the exons ATGCTTGCTGAGGGCAAGAGATTATTAAACATGGATGAGAAAGAGGTGAGCTCCTTTAGTAacaaggagaaagacagagagggtgatAGACGGCCCACCTCCTCCCGGGATAAAGTGAAGGATGAGGCAAAGATGAGTGGCAAGAAAGATGTCGGTAAGGCcgcagaggaaaagaggagaagaCTCGAGGAGGACaaaagaaagaaggaagaaaAGGAGCGGAAacggaaagaagaggagaaactGAAggcagaggaggagcagaggaagaaggaggaagatgagaagaagcagcaggaggagcaggagaggaaagTTCAGGAGGAGGAGGCCAAGAGACAGCGTGAAGAGGAGGCAGCTCAACTCAA ggagaaggaagagggtCACCAGCTCCACCAGGAGGCCTGGGAGCGCCACCAGTGCCGGAAGGAGCTGCGCATCCGCAACCAGAACGCCCACGAGGGCCGTCCCGAGGAAACCTTCTTTAGCCGCCTTGACTCCAGCTTGAAGAAGAATACGGCCTTCGTCAAGAAGCTGCGCACGCTCACTGAGCAGCAGCGTGAAGCCCTCTCCAATGACTTCGGCTCGCTCAACCTCAGCAAGTACATCGGCGAGGCGGTGGGCTCGGTGGTGGAGGCCAAGCTGAAGATCTCTGATGTGGGCTGCGCCGTGCACCTATGCTCCCTCTTTCACCAACGCTACGCTGAATTTGCCCCATTGCTCCTCCAAGCCTGGAAGAGGCACTTTGAGGCGCGCAAGGAGGAGAAGGCACCCAACGTGAGCAAGCTGCGCACCGACCTGCGCTTCATCGCAGAGCTTACCATCGTGGGCCTGTTTACGGACAAGGAGGGCCTTTCGCTCATCTACGAGCAGCTGAAGAACATCATCGGGACAGACCGCGAGACACACACGCATGTGTCGGTGGTCATCAGCTTCTGTAAGCACTGCGGGGACGACATCGCGGGCCTGGTGCCTCGCAAAGTGAAGGCTGCACGGGAGAAGTTTGGTCTGGCCTTCCCTCCCAGTGAGATCATCAACACGGAGAAGCAGCAGCCCTTCCAGAACCTTCTGAGGGAGTACTTCACCTCGCTCACCAAGCACCTGAAGAAGGACCACCGCGAGTTGCAGAACATCGAGAGGCAGAACAG GCGTATCCTCCACTCCAAAGGGGAGCTGAGTGAGGACAGACACAAGCAGTATGAGGAGTTTGCTACATCCTACCAGAAGTTGCTGGCTAACACCCAGTCTCTGGCTGACTTTCTGGATGAGAACATGCCAGAACTTCCACTGGACAAGACTGTGCAGGAAG AGCACGGCCCTGGCATTGACATCTTCACCCCTGGGAAGCCCGGGGAGTATGACCTGGAGGGGGGCATCTGGGAGGACGAGGATGCCAGGAACTTCTATGAGAACATGGTGGACCTGAAGGCCTTTGTCCCCGCCATCCTGTTCAAAGATAACGAGAAGGGCAAGGACAAAGAAGAGGCTGCTGGTAAAG AGGCTAAAGAGGCTGCGGCCACCACAGAGGAGTTGGAGTTGGAGCTCGAGGCTCTAGACATCGCTGATGACCCTCTGGAGCTGGATGGACCTGACGAGGCAGAGAACGAGGCAGAGCTTGCCAAAAAACTATTGGACGAGCAAG AACAAGAGGATGAGGAGGCAAGCACCGGGTCCCACCTGAAGCTCATCGTGGACGCTTTCATCCAGCAGCTTCCCAACTGCGTCAACAGAGACCTCATAGACAAG GCTGCCATGGATTTCTGCATGAACATGAACACCAAGTCAAACAGGAGGAAGCTGGTCCGGGCTCTCTTCACCGTTCCCAGACAAAG GTTGGATCTGCTGCCCTTTTACTCCCGTCTGGTGGCCACCCTTCACCCCTGCATGTCAGATGTGGCCGATGACCTGTGCTCCATACTCAAAGGAGACTTCAGGTTCCAT ATCCGGAAGAAGGACCAGATCAACATCGAAACCAAAAATAAAACTGTACGGTTTATCGGGGAGCTGGCGAAGTTCAAGCTCTTCTCTAAAACGGACACTCTGCATTGTCTGAAG ATGCTGCTGTCAGACTTCTCCCACCACCACATAGAGATGGCCTGCACTCTGCTGGAAACCAGTGGACGCTTCCTCTTCCGATCCCCCGACTCCCACCTCCGGACCAGCGTCCTTctg GAGCAAATGATGCGTAAGAAGCAGGCGCAGCACCTGGATGCTCGCTACGTGACCATGGTGGAGAATGCCTACTACTACTGCAACCCTCCGCCCATGGAGAAGACTGTCAGGAAGAAGAGGCCCCCGCTGCAGGAGTACATCCGCAAACTGCTCTACAAGGACCTCTCCAAGGTCACCACGGAGAAG GTGTTGAGGCAGATGCGTAAACTC CCCTGGCAGGACCCAGAGTCTAAAGGCTACCTGATCTGTTGCATGGTCAACATCTGGAACATCAAGTACAACAGCATTCACTGTGTGGCCAACCTGCTGGCCGGCCTAGTGGCCTACCAGGAGGACGTGGGCATCCACGTGGTGGATGGGGTCCTGGAGGACATCCGCCTGGGAATGGAG GTGAACCAGCCCAAGTTCAACCAGCGTCGGATCAGCAGTGCCAAGTTTCTGGGGGAGCTCTACAACTACCGCATGGTGGAGTCAGCGGTCATCTTCCGCaccctcttctccttcatctcgtTCGGCGTGAACCCGGACGGCAGCCCCAGCCCCCTGGACCCCCCCGAGCACCTGTTCCGCATCCGCATGGTCTGCACCCTGCTTGACACCTGCGGACAGTACTTTGACCGCGGCTCCAGCAAGAGGAAGCTGGACTGCTTCCTCATCTACTTCCAG aggtaTATCTGGTGGAAGAAGAGTGTGGAGGTGTGGAGTGCGGAACACCAGTTCCCCATCGACATTGACTACATGATCAGTGACACCCTGGAGCTTCTCCGGCCCAAGATGAAGCTCTGCATCTCCCTGGAAGACTCCACACGACACGTCACCGAGTTGGAGAGGGAGTTCCTTGTTAAACTGG GACTGGCCATGGATGGACAGAAGGACGGCCGGCCCTCCAGTGCCATGGGGAGTGAAGGCGAGGCTCTAGACGAGGATGACGAGGATGACGACGAAGAGGGAGGGGCGGACACAGAGGAACAGTCTGGCAATGAGAGCGAGATGAACGAGCTAGAGGAAGAA gaaGGGTCTGAGAATGAGGAAGAGGagcgggaggaagaggaggaggagaacactgACTATCTGACCGACTCCAACAAGGAGAACGAGACGGACGAGGAGAACAAT GAGGTGACCATCCGTGGTGGCGGTCTGAAGCATGTGGCATGTGCTGAGGATGAGGACTTCATCCAGGCTCTGGACAAGATGATGCTGGAGAACCTGCAG CAGCGGAGTGGGGAGGCGGTGAAGGTGCACCAGTTGGACGTGGCCATCCCCCTGCAGCTGAAGAGCCAGCTGAAGAAAGGCCCTGGAGGACCCATCTGCTctggagagggagacggaggcatCTCAGACACCATGCAGTTTGTCATGCTCACGCGCAAGGGCAACAAACAGCag TTTAAGATCCTGAACGTGCCTTTATCCTCCCACCTGGCTGCCAACCACTTCAACCAGCAGCAggcagagcaggaggagaggatgaggatgaaGAAGCTCACTCTGGACATCAACGAGAGACAGGAGCAAGAAGACTACCAAG AAATGATGGCGTCTCTGGCCCAGCGGCCCGCTCCTGCCAACACCAACCGGGAGCGGCGCCCGCGCTACCAACACCCCAAAGGGGCACCCAACGCCGACCTCATCTTCAAGACCGGAGGAAG ACGCTAG